A window of Mucilaginibacter sp. PAMC 26640 contains these coding sequences:
- a CDS encoding ABC transporter, producing the protein MNEEHKILIAELIKLIEGGGAHATLEDALKDIPSKYRGIKPDNLPYSIWQLAEHIRIAQWDMLEFSKDGNHQSPKWPDDYWPKENEPANDDAWDKTIDQINSDRAAFIALLHSQDIYKPIAHGSGQNILREALQVADHTSYHTSEIILLRRLLGIWK; encoded by the coding sequence ATGAACGAGGAGCATAAAATCTTAATTGCCGAGCTAATAAAATTGATTGAAGGCGGCGGCGCACACGCCACCCTGGAGGATGCTTTAAAAGACATCCCTTCAAAATATCGTGGTATAAAGCCTGATAACCTCCCTTATAGCATTTGGCAGTTGGCGGAACACATCCGCATAGCCCAATGGGACATGCTCGAGTTTAGCAAAGATGGTAATCACCAATCACCAAAGTGGCCGGATGATTACTGGCCAAAAGAAAATGAACCTGCAAATGATGATGCATGGGATAAGACAATTGACCAGATAAATAGTGATCGTGCTGCTTTTATTGCGCTTTTACACTCCCAGGATATTTATAAACCAATAGCGCATGGTAGTGGCCAAAACATCCTGCGGGAGGCCCTGCAGGTAGCGGATCATACTTCATATCATACATCAGAAATTATTCTGCTGCGAAGACTGCTCGGAATTTGGAAATAA
- a CDS encoding septum formation initiator, translating into MKIDATMITRLVNLVKNKYFLVTMVFIVWMIFFDRNDLFSQYQYHEQLSKLRHERDFYKTETDQVGKDLDELTSDKAKLEKFAREKYLMKKDNEDVFVIEHEKKDE; encoded by the coding sequence ATGAAAATAGACGCTACAATGATCACCCGCTTAGTTAATCTTGTAAAGAATAAATACTTCCTGGTGACGATGGTGTTTATCGTGTGGATGATATTTTTTGATAGGAATGACCTGTTCTCGCAATACCAATATCACGAACAGTTGAGCAAATTAAGGCACGAGCGGGACTTTTATAAAACAGAAACAGATCAAGTAGGGAAAGATCTTGATGAACTTACATCAGACAAAGCCAAACTTGAAAAGTTTGCCCGGGAAAAGTACCTGATGAAAAAAGATAACGAAGATGTGTTTGTAATTGAGCACGAAAAAAAAGATGAGTAA